A window of Marinobacter sp. es.042 genomic DNA:
TTTCAGGCAGCTTTCTACCGCAGAGATCGACGCCTACGTGGCCAGCGGCGAACCCATGGACAAGGCCGGGAGTTATGGAATTCAGGGCCTTGGTGGTATTTTTGTTAATGAGCTCCGGGGTAGCTACAGTGCCGTGGTTGGTCTGCCGCTGCAGGAAACCGCCGCATTGCTGGCTGGTGCCGGTTACCCGGTCTGGAAAAACTGGCCGCGCAGTCTGGAGAGCCAAACATTATGAGCGAAGAGATTCTGATCAACGTCACCCCGGTGGAAACGAGGGTGGCCCTGGTTGAAAACGGCATGCTGCAGGAAGCCTACATAGAGCGCACCAGCAGGAAAGGCATAGTCGGCAACATTTACAAGGGCAAGGTGGTGCGCGTTCTGCCGGGCATGGAAGCGGCGTTCGTCGATATTGGTCTGGAACGGGCTGCATTCATCCATGCGTCCGATGTGGTTCCGAGTCAGTCCAATGGCGATGAGCCCGCCGATACTCCGAAAACCGTTCCCGATATTCGAAGCCTGCTTCGCGAAGGGCAGTCACTGGTCGTCCAGGTTACCAAGGATCCGATCGGCACCAAGGGAGCCCGCCTGACCACCCAGCTTTCAATTCCGTCGCGGTATCTGGTGTTTATGCCAGGCGTCAGCCACGTTGGTATTTCGCAGCGAATTGAGGACGACACCGAGCGGGCCCGCCTGAAAACCCTCGTTGAGGAGGCTGCCGCCGAGGATCAGGATGTTCAAGGCGGCTATATCATCCGGACGGCCGCGGAAGCGGCGTCACCCGAGGATCTGATTGGCGACATGGCTTACCTGCACCGGTTAAGCCAGTCCATACACGAGCGCATTGCCCGGGTTCAGGCGCCGGCGGTTGTGTATCAGGATCTGCCGTTGTTCATTCGAACCATCCGTGACCTGATCCGGCCCCAGACCGAAAAGGTGCGTATCGACAGCCGCGAGAGTCATCAGCGGGTGATGGAGTTTGTCGAGGAGTTCGTTACGGAATTTGCTGACAAGGTCGAGTACTACCCGGGCGAGCGTCCCATTTTCGACCTTTACTCGGTCGAGGACGAAATCCAGAAGGCCCTGAGCCGAAAGGTCCAGCTCAAGTCCGGTGGTTATGTGATTATCGACCAGACCGAAGCCATGACCACGATTGATATCAATACCGGGGCGTTCGTCGGGCACCGGAATCTGGAAGAAACCATCTTCAAGACCAACCTGGAAGCGGCTCGGGCCATCAGTCGTCAACTGCGTCTGCGAAACCTGGGCGGCATTATCATCATCGATTTTATCGACATGGAAGACCCCGAGCACCAGCGCCAGGTCCACCGGATGCTGGAGAAGATGCTGGAGCGGGACCACGCCAAGACGAAGATCACTGGCGTCTCCGAGTTGGGTCTGGTGGAAATGACCCGCAAACGTACCACCGAGAGCCTTGGTCAGGTGCTCTGCGAACCTTGCCCCATCTGTGATGGACGGGGTTTTCTGAAAACCACCGAGACCGTTTGCTATGAGGTTTTCAGGGAAATTCTCCGGGTAAATCGAGCCTATGATGCTGAGAGCTATCTGGTGATGGCCTCCCAGAGCGTCGTGGATCGCCTGCTGGATGAGGAATCCGATAACGTGGCCGATCTTGAAACCTTCATCAGCAAGACCATTCGCTTCCAGGTGGAGCCCTTCTACAGCCAGGAGCAGTATGATGTTGTTCTGCTCTGATGCCGGGAAACTGCGCCGGTTACCGGTTTAAGGGGTCTGAATGTCCTCCGCTGACCACGAACCGCCGCTTCCGGAGAACCTGCCCGAGAGCCCTCCGGTTCGGCTTTTGGCGCGGCTCGCCAGCCTGATCTGGTGGATGCTGCTGACACTTCTGGTGCTGCTGGCCCTATACGCCGGTCTTGGCCGCCAGCTGACCCAGAACGTGGACAGCTTTCGCGATGATCTGGCTCGTGAGCTGTCAGACCGACTGGGCCATGATGTCAGCATCGGTGGCCTTTCATCCCAGTGGTACTGGCTAGACCCCGCCTTTACGGCCAGCGACATTCAGGTCACTCACCCTGACACCCGAATTGTCGTTGCCAACCTCCAGCATCTGAATATCCGCTTTGCTGCACTGGCCTCGCTGATGCGTCTGAGGATTGTTTTTGAGGACTTCCAGGCAGACGGTCTGGAGCTGACCGTGAATCAGGAGCGCGGCGGTGATGTTGCGGTGAGAGGCGCAGAAATACCGGAACCGGTCAGCAATCAGTTGCAGGTGTGGCTGGAGCTTGCCGGTGACTGGCTCTCTGATCCTTACGTCAAGATTACCCGCGTCAATCTTAGTATCCGGGATAACCAGGGCAACCTTCGCCATCTGGATATCCCCCAGCTTGATCTCGACTACCGCCGTGGATTGTTCCACGCATCCGGCCGTGCCATGCAGTCTGGTACCACCCAGCAGCTGGCCACTTTTGCCCTCGTGGGCCAGCATTTTTTCCGGGGCGACTTTACCGGCCAGTTGTACCTTGGCGTCGATTCCGGCCGCCTGTTCGACGGACTGGTTGACGAGTACCAGTGGCGATCCCTCCGGGTGGAAGGCTTCGATCTTGGCGGTGAAGCCTGGCTTACGTTCCGCAACGGTTTGCTGCAACAGGTGACCGGTACGGTGCGGACCCCCTATCTGCAGTTGGGTGTTGGCTCTCAATCCCTGGCGCCACTGGAAGACATCCGCGCGCGATTTGGCTGGCGTCGCCACGATACGGTGATGACCGACGAGACTGTGGTCGAATCCGGGGCCTTTGCCCTTGGCGAGTGGCATCTGAAGCAGCTCCAGTGGACCTGGGACGGCGATGTGGTTTCACCTTTCAGTCTGAGGCTGGCGCCCTCGGAGGGAGGCATGTCCGTCATTGCCGACGCCCTTCCACTTGCGCCCACACGTCGCCTCGCTGCGCGGCTTCCGTTATTGCCGGATCGTGCACTCCGGGCCCTCCAGGACTATCGGCCCGGTGGCTTTCTGGATCAGTTGAGAATCTTCTTCCCCGAGGGCTTCCCGGAAGACTTTCAGCTTTCCGGTCGGTTGCGTGACGTCAGTGTCCGGGCCCACGGCGGCGCGCCGGGCGTCACCTCTGTAAACGGAGACATCGCTCTGGACCGGCAACGAGGCTTTGTCCGGGTTGCCGCCGGCGAGTCGCCCGTTTCTCTGGATTTTCCCCAGCTTTTCGGGGGCGCCTGGTCATTCCCCGTACTTGAGGGCGAAGTGGCCTGGCTGCTGGATGGCGCTATTACCCGTGTGTTTTCGGATGGCGTCCGGATGCGTTACGGCGAGGCCACCGAACTGGACGGTGCTTTTGATCTCAGGATGGATCGAGAGGGAGAGGACAATCTGGGGCTGAAAGTGTCGGTGAAAAACGGCAACGCCGACATGCTGGCAGATTTTGTTCCGGCAAAGGCGGTAAACCCCGGGTTGTATGATTGGCTTACGACCGCCATTCTCGAGGCCGATATTACCTCAGGGACGTTTTTTGGCCATGGCCAGATAGGTTCTGGGGCGCCCCGGGGCTCCTTCGTTACCTCAATGATCTATGAATTCGATCAGGCATCTGTCCGCTACGATGACGCCTGGCCGGAGGTCACGGGTGCCCGGGGCAGTGTCAGGGTTCACAATGGCGACACGCTGGTCCGACTCGAAGCAGGTCAGACCGGGGGGCTGGATCTCGATCCCGGGACGGTTCGCGTGGTGCCCTCCGATCAAGGCACACGGATCAGGGTGGATACCTCGGCTCGGGTGCCCGGCGAATCGGTCGGGTTCTGGATGGAAAACAGCCCCCTGGGTGGTATGGCAGGCACAGAGGCCCAGAAGCTTGAATATGGTGGTGAGTATCAGCTGGATCTTGGTATCGACTTGCCATTGGGGTCGGAGCAGCACCCCGTGGTTGAGGCAAAGATTGCCGCTCAGGAAGGCTCCGTCTCCTACCCCTCGGCAGGGTTAGCCTGGCGGTCGGTTCAGGGTGAACTGACCTACCACAGCGAAAACGGCTTCTCCGGTGGTCCTCTGACTGCCGAATTCTTCGATGAACCGGTAACCATTGCCTTCAGCAAATCCCGGGCGGGCAATGCCCTTACCATCCGGCAGTCGGGAACGCTACCGGTGCCAGGGGTGTTTGAGCAGGCGGGACTTGGGACCAGTTCGGGTTTTGGTTTACAGGGCAATGTTACGTATACCGCGGACCTGGACGTGGGGGCGGGTTCAACGTCGGGCATCCGCGTGCGGTCCACTCTTGAGGGGCTGTCGGTTGACTGGCCAGAGCCACTGTCAAAAACGGCGGATGAGGCAGCACCGCTGCGGGCAACCATCAATCCCTCGGCCGCCGGTGGTCTTGGTATTACGGGCGACTGGGAAAACCGCGCAACGTTCGATTTGTTATGGAAAGAGACCGGGTTTGATTTGCGTCTTGGCCGCCTGCACATTGGCCCGCAGGTGTTGAACGATATTGATATCAATGCCCTCGATCTTGGTGACCGGTGGGTGGTGACCACCAGCTCGCAACGCGCCGAAGGCCGACTGACAATTCCGCAAAATGGCGACACGGTGAAGGCCGATTTTCAGGTGTTACGGCTCGTACGCAGTGAGACACCCCCTGAGGATTCGCCGGAGTTATTGACCTTGGAAGAGCAGCTTGAGGCGTTCCGCGCGCTGGATATGGGAAACTGGCCGGATATCGACGTTTCGATTGCGGAACTGCAACTGAACGACGAATCTTTGGGACAGTGGGCCTTCCAGCTCCGCCCTGAACCCTTCCGGTTGCAGGTAAATGACATCGAGGGGCGCCTGAATTCCCTGACACTGCTGGGCGACATGAGCTGGAGCATCGTCGGAGACCGGGAAACCAGCCGGTTTACAGGGTCCATCAGCGGGGGTGCGCTCGCGGATCTGAACGAGCTCCTCGACACTGAAATGCCGGTCACCAACGAGGGGACCAATATAGAGCTGGATCTGGACTGGCCCGGCCGTCCGGATGAGCTTTCCATACCGGAGCTCAGTGGCTCGGTCAGTCTCAGGCTGGATGAGGGTGTGATCCTGGAGCGAAACAACACGGCCCAACTGTTCCGGGTGTTCAATCTGCTGAACTCTGACACCCTGTGGCGCCGGTTGAAGCTCGATTTTTCCGACCTGTATGAACGGGGGGTGGCTTTTGACGCGATCTCGGGCAAGGCGCAGATAATCAATGGCTTGCTGACCATGGATCCGGAACTGCAGATAGTGGGCCCATCCGGCGCCTTCAAACTCAGTGGTACGACCAATATGGCCAGCGAGGAGCTGGATATGCGGCTTGTGGTTGTGTTGCCTCTGACTCAGAATCTGCCATTGGCGGCGCTGCTCATGGGTGCCGGTGCGCCGATCGGCGGCGCCTTGTTTGTGCTGGACAAGATTCTGGGCGATCCTTTGAGCAGGCTGACAAGCGCAACCTACAGTGTGACCGGCACATGGGACGAGCCGGAAGTGAATCTGCAACGGGTTTTTGACACCGGCGAATAACTTTTCTGTTTGGCAATATCGGAGGCAGTCATGAACAAGCGTGTTTCCAACCGGGTCGCAGCCATCCAGATGGTCAGCGGTCATGACATCGACGCCAATCTGCGCGAAGCGGAACAGCTGCTGGCCCGGGCTGCCGAGCAGGGCGCCTCGGTCGCCGTACTGCCCGAGAATTTTGCGGTTCTGGCCACCAGTCAGATGATTGATCGTGGTCGCCAGGAAGCGGGGGCCGAGCCTGTCATAAGAACCTTCCTGGCCGAACAGGCCCGGAAACTGAGGCTCTGGATCGTTGGCGGATCGATGCCAGTGGCCAAACGACCGGACGGCTCAGATCTGGAGGATCGGGTCAGGGCAACCTGCATTGTCTTTGATGACCAGGGTAAGGAGGTTGCCCGTTACGACAAGATTCACCTGTTTGATGCCATGGTGGAAGATGCCCATGGTCAATACCGTGAATCGGACACCTTCGAGCCCGGCGAACAGATAGTGACCGTGGATACGCCCGCGGGCAAGCTGGGGTTGGCGATCTGCTACGATCTTCGCTTTCCAGAGCTGTTCAGGCTGCTGCGTGAGCAGGAGGTGGACTGGATTTGCCTCCCGAGCGCTTTCACCTGGCAGACCGGTGATGCCCACTGGTACCCCCTGATCCGGGCGCGCGCGATCGAGAACCAGGTATGGTTAGTGGCACCTGGCCAGGGTGGCCAGAACAGCGAGCGCCGTCGCACCTATGGCCACAGCCTGATCTGTGATCCCTGGGGGCGGATCGTGACGGAAATGGGGGAAGGCCCGGGCCTGGTCACCGCCGAACTGGACGGCGATCAGGTAGTCAACCTGCGCACCCGGATGCCGGTGTGGGAACACCGTCGGCTCAAAGGCTAAAGGTGGGGTCAGATGAACTTGGGGTCAGAAGAAAAGTTCTTCTGACCCCAAGTTCATCTGACCCCGAATTCACATTGCTTCAGCGTCGTCGATGCATTCCCGAAGGTAGCGGAAGAGTTTTCGGGCCTGCCCGGTGTTCTTCTGCTTCTCCACATCCTTGCGGGCGTTGCGGGCAAGGTTGCGCAGGTGCTGCATATCGGCACTGGGGCAGTAGCTGAAGAATTCGCCAACAACAGAGTCGCCTTCGGCAATCATCCGGTCCCGCCAGCGTTCCGCCAGGTGATGTCTGCGGGTGTGTTCCTCACTACCGGCATCGAAGGCGTCGATGGCTTTTGCCAGGGCCTCCGGATCGTCCTCCTGGCGGATCACTTTGCCGATGTACTGCAGGTGCCGTCGTTTGGCCTCGTTCTGGCGGATACGCCTTGATTCTTCGATGGCAGCTCGAAGAGTCTCGCTGATCGGCAGTGTTTCCAGCTGGTCGTTGCTCAGTTCCAGCATTTTCTTGCCAAGATCCTGTAGGGCGTGCATTTCCCGTTTCAGCTGGGATTTGCTCGGGCCGTCGTATTCCGGCGCGTCGTTGTCTTGATGGTCTTTCATAAATCCAGTAGCCGTAAAGTTGGGGTCAGATGAACGCTTTCATCTGACCCCGTGTTCGCCCATCAGGCGTAGAAAATCGTCGCGAGGCCAAGAAAGGCCATGAACCCGACCACATCGGTCACAGTCGTGAGAATCACGCTGCCTGCCAGGGCCGGGTCAATATTGCGAGATTTGAGAAACAGTGGCAGAACCGTACCAACCAGTGCAGCGGCGACAAGATTGATCACCAGAGCGGCAGCAATGATCGCGCCGATCATCACATCCTGGAACCAGAGCATGGCGGCACCGGCAACAACGGCGGCCCAGAGTATTCCGTTCATGATGCCCGAGAGGAACTCCCGGTTCAGCAACCAGCGGACGTTGGCACCACTGATCTGCCCCACAGCCATGCCGCGGATGACGAGGGTGAGGGTCTGGCTGCCCGCAATGCCGCCCATGCTTGCGACGATGGGCATTAGTACCGCCAGGGCCACGACCTTGGCGATAGTCTCCTCGAATAATCCGATCACACCCGATGCGATCAGGGCGGTGATCAGGTTGATCCCCAGCCAGATGGCACGGCGGCGCGATGTCTTCCAGACCGGTGCGAAGGTGTCCTCGTCTTCATCCAGGCCCGCCATGCTCATCAGGGAGTGATCCGCATCCTCCCGAATAACGTCAACCACGTCATCGATTGTTATGCGCCCTAGTAGTCGGCCTTCCTCATTCACCACCGGCGCCGAGATCAGGTCGTAGCGTTCAAACAGTGTCGCTACCTTGGTGTCTGAAAGGCTTACAGGAATAGGCTCGATGTCGGTATCCATGACTTCCCGCACGGTGGAGGCGGGGTTGGAGACCAGCATTTTGGTAATTGGCAGCATGCCAATGAAATCATCCCGCCGGCTCACCACGATCAGGCTATCCGTCATGGGTGGCAGGCTGCGGTGCCGCCGAAGGTAACGAAGTACGACGTCTATGCTGATGTCCGGGCGCACCGTAATGGTGTCGGTGTTCATCAGACCGCCGGCGGTGTCCTCCGGATAGGAGAGAACTTCCTCCACCCGCTGGCGGTCCTGCTCGTCCATGGTCTCCAGGACTTCCCGGATGACCGTATCCGGCAGCTGCTGCAGCAGGTCGGCCAGGTCGTCTGATTCGAAATCCTCAATGATATCCGCCAGTTCCTGAGCATTAAGCTGGCTCAGGAAGTAACCTCGGATATCGTCACTGAGATACTGGAGAACCTCGCCTTCGAGGTCTTTGTCCACCAGGTTCCACAGCAGGGCACGCTGTCGGGGCGGCGAGGATTCAAGCAGGTGAGCAATATCACTGGGGCTCAGGCCACCGTTCAGGATGCGGGCAACCTGCTTCAGTGCGCCACTGTCCAGCGCTTCGCTCAGGGAGCGAAGGCGTTGGCGGGCCTGGCTTTTTTCCAGAATATCGGTCATGGCTCTAGTTTACTCACCCTCACCGAAATAGTCGTTAATCAGTTCCACCAATGCTTCGATGGCCTGTTCCTCGTCCGGTCCGTCGGCAATGAGCTCCACATCGGTTCCTTTGCTGGCGGCCAGCATCATCACCTGCATGATGTTCTTCGCATCCACATCCCGGCCTTTGCCACTGATACGCACGCTGCTGTCGTATTCGGATGCCGTGTTGACGAGCTTCGCAGTGGCGCGCGCATGCAGGCCAAGTTTGTTGATAATGGTAATGGGGCGGCGAATCATGGCTCGATCAGATCTCTTCCCGGGTCTGCAGGTGTGGCAGCTCGGTGTGCCGCACTTGCACATTGCTGTACCGTTGCCGGAAGTACTCGCCCAACTGCTCGCACACATACACCGACCGGTGCTGGCCGCCGGTACATCCAATGGAAATGGTCATGTAGCTGCGGTTGCTGTCTGCAAAAGAGGGCAGCCAGGTATCCAGAAATGATTTCAGGTCCTCGATCATCTTCCGGCTTGCCGGTTCTTTTTCCAGAAACTCGATAACCGGCTGATCAGTACCGACATACTTGCGGAGGCTGGTATCCCAGTAGGGGTTGGGCAGGCAGCGGACATCGAAAACGTAGTCGGAATCCAGCGGCACGCCGTGTTTGAAGCCGAATGACTGAAACAGGAGAGCCAGTTCCTGATCTTTTCGACCGACCACACGCTGCTTGATCATGTCCCGCAGCTCGTACATGGACATGCCGGTGGTATTTACGTAAAGATCGGAAAGCTTGGAGAGGGGCTCCAGCAGTTTCTTCTCGCTGGTAATGGCTTCCCGGAGCGAAGTCCTGTCGTCACTCAACGGATGTTTTCTGCGGGTGGCGTGAAAACGCTGCAGAAGCGACTGCTCGTCGGCGTCCAGGAAGATGATTTCAACGGTAACCCCGGTTTCCTGGAGGCGCCGGTAGATCTCCTCGAAATTGGCCAGCTCCCCGGAAAGGTTCCGCGCATCGATACTGACGGCCATCTTGCCCAGTCGACCAGGCCTGGTCTGGCTGGCGGCTTCCCGTGTGAGTGGAAAGAGCAGGCCAATAGGAAGATTGTCGATGCAATAAAACCCGAGGTCCTCCAGCACATGAAGTGCGGTACTCTTGCCCGAACCGGACCTGCCACTGACGATAATCAGCTTCATGACCACCTTACCTCCACTGCAGTGAATATCAGCCGCCCGAGGCGGTCATGCGCTGGTACAGCGTGCTGGCGTCCTCGCATTGCCGGAGGCGATCGCAGAACGACCGCTCGTTGAACTTCTCCGCCAGTTGGCTCAGCAGCTCAAGGTGCTCGCTCGTCGCCTCTTTTGGCACAATCAGGGCAAAGATCAGATCGACTGGCTGATTGTCGATAGCATCGAACTCCACGCTTTCTTCAAGCGTCATCAGCACACCCACCACGTGATCCAGTCCTTCCAGGCGGCAGTGGGGAATGGCAATTCCCTGGCCAATGCCGGTGCTGCCCAGGCGCTCACGGGAAATCAGGTTGTTGAAGAGCTGGGTCTCGCTGAGCGTGTTGTCCTGATGGTTTATTTGCTCGGCAATAAACTCCAGGGCCCGTTTCTTGCTGGACGCAGCTACCCTGCAGAGGGTGAGCTCCGGAGCAAGAATGTTGTCTATGGTCAGGGATGTGTCGCTCATGGATCGACTGCATTTCCGTTAAAAAAAAGGCTGCGACACGTTACTCATGTCGCAGCTCGATTAGATGAAGTGCATGAAAACAGCGCGTTAGCGAGAGCCGTTTCCGTGCATCCGTTCTACATTCTTTTCCTTGTGCTTGAGGATCTGACGGTCGAGCTTGTCGATAAGGGCATCAATGGCCGCGTACATATCCTCGTTTTCTGCCTTTGCGTGAATCTCACCACCTACCACGTGCAATGTGGCTTCCGCAATCTGGCGCACCTTTTCCACTTCCAGGGTCACCTGGCAGTTACTGATGTGGTCAAAGTGACGCTCGAGCTTCTCGAACTTCTCTGAAACGTAATCCTTCAGTGCGGGAGTCAGTTCTACGTGATGGCCTGAAATGTTGAGTTGCATAGGCGTCTCCTGTTGTCATCATGCCGGCTCCCGGGAGCCGGTCTGGGTGCTGGCGCATTGTGCGCCGGCGAATACGGTGTTGCGTCCCGTCCCGGGGTATTCAGACCAGCCGCTTGCGTTCGTTGGACGGCGGAATGTGCATGGCCTCCCGGTACTTGGCAACGGTGCGTCGCGCAACCTTGATACCCTGTTCCCCTAGCATGGCTGCAATTTTACTGTCGCTCAACGGCTTTTTGGGTGTTTCGGCGGCAATCAGCTTCTTGATCATCGCGCGTATGGCCGTGGAAGAGCATTCTCCGCCCTCATCAGTGCTGACATGGCTGGAGAAGAAATATTTCAGTTCGAAAATACCCCGGGGGGTATGCATGTATTTCTGGGTGGTTACCCGTGAAATCGTTGATTCATGCATTTCCACCGCCTGGGCAATGTCCGAGAGAATCAACGGCTTCATTGCTTCCTCGCCGTAATCCAGGAAACCCTGCTGGTGCTCGACAATACGGGTCGCCACTTTCAGCAGGGTCTCATTGCGGCTCTGCAGGCTTTTGATAAACCACTTGGCCTCCTGCAACTGATCGCGGAGGTAGGTGTTGTCTGCACTGCTGTCTGCGCGCCTTATAAGTGAAGCATAGCTGGCATTCACCCGGATGCGCGGTGCAATTTCCGGATTCAGCTCAACACGCCAGCGGCCATTGTGTTTGCGAACGATGACGTCCGGAATCACGTAGTCGGGCTCGGCGCGATCAATCACGTCGCCCGGGCGCGGATTGAGGCCTGTAATCAACGCAAGGACTTCCCTGAGTTGATCTTCTTTCAGGCGGCTGCGACGCAACAGCTGGGCGTAGTCCCGGTTGCCCAGCAGGTTGATGTAGTGGGTGATCACCAGGCGTGCCTGGGCTAGCCAGGGTGTGTCCGGCGGCAGCTGGTTAAGCTGTATCAGCAGGCATTCCTGCAAATCCCGGGCAAACACGCCAGGGGGATCGAAGTGCTGGAGGCGATGCAGGACGGCTTCCACTTCATCCAGTTCAAGGGGGTCTTCTTCGTTCTCGTCCAGCAGCCCGGCGTGGATTTCTTCCAGAGGGCTGGTGAGATAGCCCCGCTCGTCCACGGCGTCCATCAGGGCGTGGGCAATGGCCTGGTCCCGCTCACTCAGGGGAGTCAGGTTGAGCTGCCATTCCAGGTGATCCTGAAGGGTCTCGGTGGGCGAGTTGCGGGTCTCGAAATCGTGATCGTTTTCGTCGTCGTTGCGGGCTGCCGGGGCGGGGGCGGACTGGTAAATG
This region includes:
- a CDS encoding RNA polymerase factor sigma-54, which produces MVMKASLQLKLGQSLTMTPQLQQAIRLLQLSTLDLQQEIQQALESNPMLETSEDDDQTDTATESDEREANAAESAAETTPEPSSDWDESENGPDWASENEIPDNIPDDLPVDTAWDDIYQSAPAPAARNDDENDHDFETRNSPTETLQDHLEWQLNLTPLSERDQAIAHALMDAVDERGYLTSPLEEIHAGLLDENEEDPLELDEVEAVLHRLQHFDPPGVFARDLQECLLIQLNQLPPDTPWLAQARLVITHYINLLGNRDYAQLLRRSRLKEDQLREVLALITGLNPRPGDVIDRAEPDYVIPDVIVRKHNGRWRVELNPEIAPRIRVNASYASLIRRADSSADNTYLRDQLQEAKWFIKSLQSRNETLLKVATRIVEHQQGFLDYGEEAMKPLILSDIAQAVEMHESTISRVTTQKYMHTPRGIFELKYFFSSHVSTDEGGECSSTAIRAMIKKLIAAETPKKPLSDSKIAAMLGEQGIKVARRTVAKYREAMHIPPSNERKRLV